One Dioscorea cayenensis subsp. rotundata cultivar TDr96_F1 chromosome 17, TDr96_F1_v2_PseudoChromosome.rev07_lg8_w22 25.fasta, whole genome shotgun sequence DNA window includes the following coding sequences:
- the LOC120280445 gene encoding chalcone synthase-like has translation MVSVNGAAVDHCEKGNKAGGLASVLALGTANPPNVVYQDTFADYFFRVTNSEDKVELKEKLKRVCDKSMIRKRHFYLNEEKLKEHPNLCAFMDHASLNTRHDIVVEEVPKLGEKAAIKALEEWGRPRSEITHIIFCSTGGVDLPGADYRIIKLLGLSPSTKRVMLYSQGCFAGGTVLRIAKDLAENNENSRVLIVCAELTVISFRGPDEAKENFDNLVGQAIFADGAAAVVVGAKPIPEVETPYFEIVSTDQYILPESDGYIGGHLREVGLTFYLHSQVPSTVGNNIEKTLIKAFSSLGISDWNSLFFITHPGGRAILDKIEEKLELKPEKMRATRHVLSEYGNMSSPSVLFIMDEMRKRSMADGLRTAGEGLDYGVLHGLGPGITVETVVLHALPLHNFTNKN, from the exons ATGGTGAGCGTTAATGGTGCTGCAGTTGATCATTGTGAGAAGGGAAACAAGGCTGGTGGTCTTGCCAGCGTGCTAGCGTTGGGCACTGCCAACCCTCCCAATGTTGTATATCAGGATACATTTGCTGATTACTTCTTCAGAGTCACCAACAGTGAGGACAAGGTTGAGCTCAAGGAAAAGCTCAAGCGTGTCT GTGATAAGTCTATGATCAGGAAGAGACACTTCTACCTGAATGAAGAGAAGCTAAAGGAGCACCCCAACCTCTGCGCCTTCATGGACCATGCTTCACTGAACACCAGGCATGATATAGTGGTTGAAGAGGTGCCAAAGCTGGGAGAGAAGGCAGCCATCAAAGCTCTGGAGGAATGGGGACGTCCACGTTCTGAAATCACTCACATCATCTTCTGCAGCACCGGCGGTGTCGACTTGCCCGGAGCTGACTATCGCATCATCAAGCTCCTTGGTCTCTCTCCATCTACAAAGCGTGTCATGCTCTACAGCCAGGGATGTTTCGCTGGTGGCACAGTGCTACGAATAGCCAAAGACCTGGCCGAGAACAATGAGAACTCTCGTGTACTTATAGTATGCGCCGAGTTGACGGTCATCTCCTTCCGTGGCCCTGATGAGGCCAAGGAGAACTTCGACAACCTAGTCGGGCAAGCCATTTTCGCCGATGGCGCTGCTGCGGTGGTTGTGGGAGCCAAACCTATTCCAGAGGTAGAGACTCCCTACTTTGAAATAGTGTCCACTGACCAGTATATTCTCCCAGAGAGCGACGGGTATATTGGTGGTCATTTGAGAGAAGTAGGCCTGACTTTCTACTTGCACAGCCAAGTGCCAAGTACTGTCGGTAACAACATAGAGAAGACTCTGATAAAGGCGTTCTCATCGTTGGGTATTTCAGATTGGAACTCATTGTTTTTCATCACCCATCCCGGTGGGCGTGCAATCCTTGATAAGATTGAGGAGAAATTGGAGCTAAAGCCGGAGAAGATGAGGGCCACTCGGCATGTGTTGAGTGAATATGGGAATATGTCGAGTCCCAGTGTCTTATTCATCATGGATGAAATGAGGAAGCGATCCATGGCTGACGGCCTGCGCACCGCCGGAGAAGGTCTTGACTACGGAGTGCTGCATGGTTTGGGTCCCGGTATCACCGTGGAGACTGTCGTCCTCCATGCGCTCCCTCTCCACAATTTCACAAACAAGAACTAA
- the LOC120280444 gene encoding LOW QUALITY PROTEIN: chalcone synthase-like (The sequence of the model RefSeq protein was modified relative to this genomic sequence to represent the inferred CDS: deleted 2 bases in 2 codons) — MVSVNGAAVDHCEKGNKAGGLASVLALGTANPPNVVYQDTFADYFFRVTNSEDKVELKEKLKRVCDKSMIRKRHFFLNEEKLKEHPNLCSFMDHTSLNTRHDIVVEEVPKLGEKAAIKALEEWGRPRSEITHIIFCSTGGVDLPGADYRIIKLLGLSPSTKRVMLYSQGCFAGGTVLRIAKDLAENNENARVLIVCAELTVISFRGPDEAKENFDNLVGQAIFADGAAAVVVGAKPIPEVETPYFEIVSTDQYILPESEGYIGGHLREVGLTFYLHNQVPSTVGNNIEKTLIKAFSPLGISDWNSLFFITHPGGRAILDKIEEKLELKPEKMRATRHVLSEYGNMSSPSVLFIMDEMRKRSMADGMRTAGEGLDYGVLHGLGPGITVETVVLHALPLANFINQN, encoded by the exons ATGGTGAGCGTTAATGGTGCTGCAGTTGATCATTGTGAGAAGGGAAACAAGGCTGGTGGTCTTGCCAGCGTGCTAGCGTTGGGCACTGCCAACCCTCCCAATGTTGTATATCAGGATACATTTGCTGATTACTTCTTCAGAGTCACCAACAGTGAGGACAAGGTTGAGCTCAAGGAAAAGCTCAAGCGTGTCT GTGATAAGTCTATGATCAGGAAGAGACACTTCTTTCTGAATGAAGAGAAGCTGAAGGAGCACCCCAACCTCTGCTCCTTCATGGACCATACTTCACTGAACACCAGGCATGATATCGTGGTTGAAGAGGTGCCAAAGTTGGGAGAGAAGGCAGCCATCAAAGCTCTGGAGGAATGGGGACGTCCACGTTCTGAAATCACTCACATCATCTTCTGCAGCACCGGCGGTGTCGACTTGCCCGGAGCTGACTATCGCATCATCAAGCTCCTTGGTCTCTCTCCATCTACAAAGCGTGTCATGCTCTACAGCCAGGGATGTTTCGCTGGTGGCACAGTGCTACGAATAGCCAAAGACCTGGCAGAGAACAATGAGAACGCTCGTGTACTTATAGTATGCGCCGAGTTGACGGTCATTTCCTTCCGTGGCCCTGATGAGGCCAAGGAGAACTTCGACAACCTAGTCGGGCAAGCCATTTTCGCCGATGGCGCTGCTGCGGTGGTTGTGGGAGCCAAACCC ATCCCAGAGGTTGAGACTCCCTACTTTGAAATAGTGTCCACTGATCAGTATATCCTTCCGGAGAGTGAAGGGTACATTGGAGGTCATTTGAGAGAAGTTGGCCTCACTTTCTATTTGCATAACCAAGTGCCCAGCACTGTTGGCAACAACATAGAGAAGACTCTGATAAAGGCATTCTCGCCACTGGGTATTTCAGACTGGAACTCACTGTTCTTCATCACCCATCCCGGTGGGCGTGCAATCCTTGATAAGATTGAGGAGAAGCTGGAGCTAAAGCCAGAGAAGATGAGG GCCACTCGGCATGTGTTGAGTGAATATGGGAATATGTCGAGTCCCAGTGTCTTATTCATCATGGATGAGATGAGGAAGCGATCCATGGCTGACGGCATGCGCACCGCCGGAGAAGGTCTTGACTACGGAGTGCTGCATGGTTTGGGTCCCGGTATCACTGTGGAGACTGTCGTCCTCCATGCGCTCCCTCTTGCCAACTTCATCAACCagaattaa
- the LOC120280500 gene encoding protein HYPER-SENSITIVITY-RELATED 4-like — MLDTTMFANTNIKTDTIVSTAMSIAATAVFIRTFATDLIPDTLYSYVSTLFTRLSSQITITIDEFDNRLPNHLFRAAETYLGAMASSSARNLRAAKQDDENAINISIDRGEQVVDRFLGFTFTWRLVSRESNKQVVNYRRNHYKEVSTPSEARSFQLSFHKRNKELAVSAYLPHVITQAKTIKDGAKTLKLYTNDDCAWSASNLRHPATFATLAMEPALKKAIVEDLERFVKRKEYYKRVGKAWKRGYLLYGPPGTGKSSLVAAMAEFLKFDVYDLELNGVSSNSGLRTLLAAMENQSILVVEDIDCSMELQRREAADEEKVTLSGMLNLVDGLWSSSAEEKIIVFTTNHKERLDPALLRPGRMDMHIHMGYCTAAGFRILVSNYHGVDEHPLFGKIDQLIGEVEVSPAEVAEELMKSDDVNVALRGLVNLLHVKKNSA; from the exons ATGTTGGACACAACCATGTTCGCAAACACGAACATCAAGACCGACACCATCGTCTCCACGGCCATGTCCATCGCCGCCACCGCCGTCTTCATCCGCACCTTCGCCACCGATCTCATCCCTGACACTCTCTACTCCTACGTCTCCACTCTCTTCACCCGTCTCTCCTCCCAAATCACCATCACTATCGATGAGTTCGATAACCGCCTCCCTAATCACCTCTTCCGCGCCGCCGAGACCTATCTCGGCGCCATGGCATCGTCCTCCGCCCGTAACCTCCGTGCAGCCAAACAAGATGACGAGAACGCCATTAACATCTCCATTGATCGTGGTGAACAAGTCGTCGACCGTTTCCTCGGCTTCACTTTCACTTGGCGCCTCGTATCGCGGGAATCTAACAAGCAGGTTGTTAATTACCGCCGTAACCACTACAAAGAGGTCAGCACGCCGTCCGAAGCCCGGTCGTTTCAGCTCTCGTTTCACAAGAGGAACAAGGAGCTCGCTGTCAGCGCTTACTTGCCGCATGTAATCACCCAAGCGAAAACCATCAAAGATGGAGCTAAAACTTTGAAGCTTTACACCAACGATGACTGTGCTTGGAGTGCGTCGAACCTTCGGCATCCGGCGACGTTTGCGACGCTTGCCATGGAGCCGGCGTTGAAGAAAGCTATTGTGGAGGATCTTGAGAGGTTTGTGAAGAGGAAAGAGTATTATAAGAGGGTTGGGAAAGCTTGGAAGCGTGGATACTTGCTTTACGGACCGCCGGGGACGGGGAAGTCGAGCTTGGTTGCGGCAATGGCGGAGTTCCTCAAGTTTGATGTGTATGATTTGGAGTTGAATGGAGTGAGTAGCAACTCCGGGCTTCGAACATTGCTAGCGGCAATGGAGAACCAATCAATTCTAGTTGTTGAGGATATTGATTGCTCAATGGAGCTACAAAGAAGAGAAGCTGCAGATGAAGAGAAG GTGACACTCTCAGGAATGCTGAATCTTGTGGATGGCCTGTGGTCTAGCTCTGCAGAGGAGAAGATCATAGTCTTCACAACAAACCATAAAGAAAGGCTTGACCCTGCTTTGCTCCGACCTGGGAGGATGGACATGCATATACATATGGGTTATTGTACCGCGGCTGGGTTTAGAATCTTGGTTTCAAATTACCATGGTGTCGATGAGCATCCACTCTTTGGGAAGATTGATCAGTTGATTGGAGAGGTGGAGGTTAGCCCGGCGGAAGTTGCTGAGGAGTTGATGAAGAGTGATGATGTTAATGTTGCGCTCCGAGGGCTTGTCAACCTGTTACATGTAAAGAAGAACTCGGCATGA
- the LOC120280446 gene encoding tRNA(adenine(34)) deaminase, chloroplastic — protein MTAKCPMIQFHCAPRSTRTILFVYSDLYLRFSIPSFSRRRCRQIHRPLFKSTATIHPFSSCCCCRCSDGGLINPRSIYEYILNRSALIQWAPSRRLLAGGVRRCRLVPRSSDGGFREMIALLAEFDGVCGDSSGFSNDFQRRESGVRLRRDRSGFSCYSKESWSSSEDYECGDEGRRREGYESSGNYRKRVGFENADEKVGRRENGARRVVRSSGMRDDEKERSSSSRKVSAWKARDEEEKADFLVDSYSEHRENYTEGGRQRETSQKHGRMYAGDQEEVKRVSDSKRNSGVKIRNTKEGSWSRDSGYEEREKHIHEGDSVIGRRDAQRESNKSGRITEVREDNGTMASSSNNLVDARFSSSSAVKNHNKEDRRVAEHAELSMNSGRFAEAAAEIHGTGIDRSSFSQKRFDETRVRNRQDESSSYQHSVQVEGSERRRANQHSLEQVDLSKQTTQYEGHAKVSGFSHSQKQCEETQLKDIEESSTANQKTVQLTRDTRTRLDQQSVKEINLTKQALHYEDHTANLSRNSQSQNYFIDSRLEDVEDKSTSVQQTVELTRDDRRRLDQRTMERVNINKKYEDHTDISGVVSSDTERIRNSQKHVAAKLYDQDKGSTHGAREHNNQSNDRLSQPYSSRQEFERYSQIYGSSRSNMQQTFGYQGSSKSGTEDSEGSSLFVLTHDVKDKQGTFIQRSSQSRGTQTIFSGSSESSSASGRRKFLEQVEQTSTDETYITKTDVLETASLFDRSSALYIDEFVDRARQEISASDQLDKVTGHSSEIKIQEIDGGSSERSADALVSVLDSTSKCKDEKQVQESGRQSSSSRSGPKGPPDEMWEIRGPSFQDPSKEDSSPMGNVEPGTRTESAITQGSRRSLWTYIADIIRKGWVSNAESHAATLKSGTRSTSNESVSSEAWFSGNEPDEDDSENKEEGKGNSPKEIPSRAPDDRSHSIIATSTKSPEIPTVEERVILLEGGRTASLTVSEGPSVVGGPESPRVEERLKLLGRSRTAPLKVSEAASLVSRPESLGHPKNEKEKGVLSSRMIVVGQSSASVVESLSPTIQEELIATEMTKSEEELKIEKAPEVETMGKDMELKRRRLHRNKQVLKETFEEWEEAYNLESEQRKIDEFFMREALLEAKKAADSWEVPVGAVLVQNGKIIARGCNLVEEARDSTAHAEMICIREASNVLRTWRLADTTLYVTLEPCAMCAGAILQARIDTLVWGAPNKLLGADGSWVRLFPGDGGSNSLDSSTEAGPVHPFHPKITIRRAVLAAECADAMQQFFRLRRKKDKKPEQSPSSCLPITARPPKFLTKMHDLFCIMFCL, from the exons ATGACTGCCAAGTGTCCCATGATCCAATTTCATTGTGCTCCGCGGAGCACCAGAACCATACTCTTCGTCTACTCCGATCTCTATCTCCGTTTCTCTATTCCCAGCTTCTCCCGGCGCCGTTGCCGCCAAATCCACCGTCCGTTATTCAAATCAACGGCCACCATTCATCCTTTCAG CAGCTGCTGCTGCTGCCGCTGCTCCGATGGAGGTCTGATAAACCCTAGGTCTATCTACGAGTACATACTGAACCGCTCGGCGTTGATCCAGTGGGCGCCATCAAGGAGGCTGCTCGCCGGCGGGGTCCGGCGATGTCGGCTTGTGCCGCGGAGTTCCGATGGGGGATTTCGAGAGATGATCGCTCTCCTGGCTGAGTTTGATGGAGTTTGTGGCGATTCTAGTGGTTTCAGTAATGATTTTCAGCGTCGAGAGAGTGGGGTTCGGCTGAGGAGGGATCGGTCGGGGTTTTCTTGTTATTCCAAGGAATCATGGTCTTCGTCGGAGGATTACGAGTGTGGAGACGAAGGGCGAAGAAGGGAAGGGTATGAATCCTCTGGAAATTATAGAAAGCGTGTAGGTTTTGAGAATGCTGATGAGAAAGTTGGAAGGCGTGAAAATGGAGCTCGAAGAGTGGTGCGGAGTTCTGGGATGCGAGATGATGAGAAAGAGAGGTCTTCGAGTTCAAGAAAGGTGTCTGCTTGGAAAGCCAgggatgaagaagagaaggCTGATTTTTTGGTTGATTCTTATAGTGAACATCGAGAAAATTATACTGAAGGTGGGCGGCAGAGAGAGACATCTCAGAAGCATGGTAGGATGTATGCTGGAGATCAGGAAGAGGTGAAGAGAGTATCAGATTCAAAGAGGAATTCGGGAGTGAAGATTAGGAATACGAAGGAGGGGTCTTGGTCGAGGGATTCCGGCTATGAAGAAAGGGAAAAGCATATTCATGAAGGGGATAGTGTTATTGGTAGAAGAGATGCCCAAAGAGAGAGTAATAAATCAGGGAGAATAACTGAGGTTCGTGAGGATAATGGAACAATGGCTTCAAGTTCTAACAATTTGGTTGATGCCAGGTTCAGCTCTTCTTCTGCAGtgaaaaatcacaacaaagaaGACCGTCGAGTTGCTGAGCATGCTGAATTGAGTATGAATTCAGGAAGATTTGCTGAAGCTGCTGCTGAAATCCATGGCACTGGAATTGATAGGTCATCCTTTTCGCAGAAAAGGTTTGATGAAACAAGGGTGCGGAATAGGCAAGATGAATCTTCTTCATATCAGCATTCAGTTCAGGTGGAGGGCAGCGAGAGAAGGCGAGCAAACCAACATTCACTTGAACAAGTTGATCTTTCCAAGCAAACCACTCAATATGAAGGTCATGCTAAAGTGTCAGGCTTCTCTCATTCTCAGAAGCAGTGTGAAGAAACACAGCTGAAGGATATAGAGGAAAGTTCTACGGCTAATCAGAAAACAGTTCAGTTGACAAGAGATACTAGAACTAGATTGGATCAACAGTCAGTGAAAGAAATCAATTTAACCAAGCAAGCCCTTCATTATGAAGACCACACTGCTAATTTATCGAGGAATTCTCAATCTcagaattattttattgattcaaGATTGGAGGATGTTGAAGACAAATCTACTTCAGTTCAACAAACAGTTGAGTTGACGAGAGATGATAGAAGGAGATTGGATCAACGGACAATGGAGAGAGTGAACATAAATAAGAAGTATGAAGACCACACTGATATTTCTGGTGTTGTTTCAAGTGATACTGAAAGAATTAGAAATTCACAAAAGCATGTTGCAGCTAAATTGTATGATCAGGACAAAGGCTCAACTCATGGGGCAAGAGAACACAATAATCAGAGCAATGATCGGCTCAGCCAACCGTACAGTTCAAGACAAGAATTTGAAAGATACTCCCAAATCTATGGGAGTTCAAGGAGCAACATGCAACAGACTTTTGGTTACCAAGGTAGTTCTAAGTCGGGAACTGAAGACAGCGAAGGAAGTTCGTTGTTTGTGCTGACACATGATGTGAAGGATAAGCAAGGCACATTTATTCAAAGGAGTTCACAATCAAGGGGAACACAGACAATTTTTAGTGGAAGTTCAGAGAGCAGTTCTGCCTCTGGACGCAGAAAATTTCTAGAGCAAGTTGAGCAAACTAGTACAGATGAGACGTATATCACAAAAACTGATGTTTTAGAGACTGCCAGTCTGTTTGATAGATCCTCTGCGCTCTATATCGATGAGTTTGTTGACAGAGCTAGGCAGGAAATATCAGCGTCTGATCAATTGGATAAGGTAACTGGACATTCTTCTGAGATTAAGATCCAAGAAATTGATGGGGGATCGAGTGAAAGAAGTGCTGATGCTCTGGTTAGTGTTCTTGATTCCACATCAAAATGCAAAGATGAGAAGCAAGTGCAAGAAAGTGGCAGACAATCTTCTTCATCAAGGTCTGGACCAAAAGGACCACCTGATGAGATGTGGGAAATCAGGGGCCCTTCTTTTCAGGACCCATCCAAGGAAGATTCTTCACCCATGGGAAATGTTGAACCTGGTACAAGAACTGAGAGTGCCATCACTCAAGGATCTCGTAGGTCATTATGGACTTACATTGCTGATATAATTCGAAAAGGTTGGGTTTCTAATGCTGAATCCCATGCTGCTACATTGAAGTCTGGTACAAGAAGCACCTCGAATGAATCTGTAAGCAGTGAGGCTTGGTTTTCTGGTAATGAGCCAGATGAGGATGATTCTGAGAACAAGGAGGAGGGAAAGGGCAACTCCCCCAAAGAGATTCCCAGTAGAGCCCCTGATGATCGGTCGCATTCCATAATTGCTACAAGTACAAAAAGCCCTGAAATACCAACAGTAGAAGAAAGAGTGATTTTGTTGGAAGGAGGTAGGACAGCTTCATTAACGGTTTCAGAAGGCCCTTCTGTTGTTGGTGGACCTGAATCACCAAGAGTGGAAGAAAGATTGAAATTACTGGGAAGAAGCAGAACAGCTCCATTGAAGGTTTCAGAAGCTGCTTCCCTTGTTAGCAGACCTGAATCTCTTGGACACCCAAAAAATGAGAAGGAAAAGGGAGTTTTATCTTCCAGGATGATAGTTGTTGGACAGTCATCTGCGTCAGTAGTTGAGTCACTGTCACCAACTATTCAAGAAGAACTAATTGCCACTGAAATGACAAAGTCTGAAGAGGAGCTCAAAATAGAAAAAGCTCCTGAGGTTGAGACCATGGGAAAAGACATGGAATTGAAGAGGCGGAGACTTCATAGGAATAAGCAAGTATTAAAAGAAACATTTGAAGAATGGGAAGAAGCATATAATCTTGAATCTGAACAGAGgaaaattgatgaattttttatgAGGGAGGCTCTTTTGGAAGCTAAGAAGGCTGCAGATTCATGGGAGGTGCCAGTTGGGGCTGTTCTAGTACAGAATGGGAAGATCATTGCTCGTGGCTGCAATCT AGTGGAAGAGGCCAGAGATTCAACAGCACATGCTGAGATGATTTGTATACGAGAAGCCTCTAATGTTCTTCGAACTTGGCGCCTAGCG GATACAACATTGTATGTGACGCTTGAACCATGTGCAATGTGTGCTGGGGCTATTCTTCAGGCTAGAATCGATACTTTGGTCTGGGGAGCTCCTAACAAACTCCTTGGAGCTGATGGCAGTTGGGTCAG ATTATTTCCTGGTGATGGAGGAAGTAACAGTCTAGATTCGTCAACTGAAGCAGGCCCTGTTCACCCATTCCATCCAAAGATAACCATTAGACGGGCAGTCCTCGCAGCAGAGTGCGCAGATGCCATGCAACAGTTTTTCCGattgagaagaaagaaagacaaGAAACCGGAGCAATCACCATCATCATGCTTACCAATTACCGCCCGTCCACCAAAATTTCTCACCAAGATGCATGACCttttttgtattatgttttgCTTGTAA
- the LOC120280501 gene encoding chalcone synthase-like gives MVSVNGAAVDHCEKGNKAGGLASVLALGTANPPNVVYQDTFADYFFRVTNSEDKVELKEKLKRVCDKSMIRKRHFFLNEEKLKEHPNLCSFMDHTSLNTRHDIVVEEVPKLGEKAAIKALEEWGRPRSEITHIIFCSTGGVDLPGADYRIIKLLGLSPSTKRVMLYSQGCFAGGTVLRIAKDLAENNENARVLIVCAELTVISFRGPDEAKENFDNLVGQAIFADGAAAVVVGAKPIPEVETPYFEIVSTDQYILPESEGYIGGHLREVGLTFYLHNQVPSTVGNNIEKTLIKAFSPLGISDWNSLFFITHPGGRAILDKIEEKLELKPEKMRATRHVLSEYGNMSSPSVLFIMDEMRKRSMADGMRTAGEGLDYGVLHGLGPGITVETVVLHALPLANFINQN, from the exons ATGGTGAGCGTTAATGGTGCTGCAGTTGATCATTGTGAGAAGGGAAACAAGGCTGGTGGTCTTGCCAGCGTGCTAGCGTTGGGCACTGCCAACCCTCCCAATGTTGTATATCAGGATACATTTGCTGATTACTTCTTCAGAGTCACCAACAGTGAGGACAAGGTTGAGCTCAAGGAAAAGCTCAAGCGTGTCT GTGATAAGTCTATGATCAGGAAGAGACACTTCTTTCTGAATGAAGAGAAGCTGAAGGAGCACCCCAACCTCTGCTCCTTCATGGACCATACTTCACTGAACACCAGGCATGATATCGTGGTTGAAGAGGTGCCAAAGTTGGGAGAGAAGGCAGCCATCAAAGCTCTGGAGGAATGGGGACGTCCACGTTCTGAAATCACTCACATCATCTTCTGCAGCACCGGCGGTGTCGACTTGCCCGGAGCTGACTATCGCATCATCAAGCTCCTTGGTCTCTCTCCATCTACAAAGCGTGTCATGCTCTACAGCCAGGGATGTTTCGCTGGTGGCACAGTGCTACGAATAGCCAAAGACCTGGCAGAGAACAATGAGAACGCTCGTGTACTTATAGTATGCGCCGAGTTGACGGTCATTTCCTTCCGTGGCCCTGATGAGGCCAAGGAGAACTTCGACAACCTAGTCGGGCAAGCCATTTTCGCCGATGGCGCTGCTGCGGTGGTTGTGGGAGCCAAACCTATCCCAGAGGTTGAGACTCCCTACTTTGAAATAGTGTCCACTGATCAGTATATCCTTCCGGAGAGTGAAGGGTACATTGGAGGTCATTTGAGAGAAGTTGGCCTCACTTTCTATTTGCATAACCAAGTGCCCAGCACTGTTGGCAACAACATAGAGAAGACTCTGATAAAGGCATTCTCGCCACTGGGTATTTCAGACTGGAACTCACTGTTCTTCATCACCCATCCCGGTGGGCGTGCAATCCTTGATAAGATTGAGGAGAAGCTGGAGCTAAAGCCAGAGAAGATGAGGGCCACTCGGCATGTGTTGAGTGAATATGGGAATATGTCGAGTCCCAGTGTCTTATTCATCATGGATGAGATGAGGAAGCGATCCATGGCTGACGGCATGCGCACCGCCGGAGAAGGTCTTGACTACGGAGTGCTGCATGGTTTGGGTCCCGGTATCACTGTGGAGACTGTCGTCCTCCATGCGCTCCCTCTTGCCAACTTCATCAACCagaattaa